In a single window of the Halobaculum lipolyticum genome:
- a CDS encoding helix-turn-helix domain-containing protein yields MKRIEFAVTYPPALRHPLHRRILDHAAATRAELLTWGPTASVTALLWVDADEATTDALLSASASTVARSLVDAREGTYAFVRQREFEFADAVMSLVADAGVAFLPPVSFREDGAVGVEAVGDPADLHEFHAEVNEVADTRIERVHEFERGRSPAALTGRQRAALETAADVGYYDVPRTAGVADVADRLDCAPSTAGELLRKAEATVVDDYTRS; encoded by the coding sequence GTGAAACGGATCGAGTTCGCGGTGACGTACCCGCCGGCGTTGCGCCACCCCCTCCACCGGCGGATCCTCGACCACGCGGCGGCGACACGGGCGGAGCTACTGACCTGGGGACCGACCGCGTCGGTGACGGCGCTCCTGTGGGTCGACGCCGACGAGGCGACGACCGACGCCCTCCTGTCGGCGTCGGCGTCGACGGTCGCCCGGAGCCTCGTCGACGCCCGGGAGGGGACGTACGCGTTCGTCCGCCAGCGCGAGTTCGAGTTCGCCGACGCCGTGATGTCGCTGGTCGCCGACGCCGGGGTGGCGTTCCTCCCACCGGTCTCGTTTCGCGAGGACGGCGCGGTCGGCGTCGAGGCCGTCGGCGACCCCGCCGACCTCCACGAGTTCCACGCGGAGGTGAACGAGGTCGCCGACACGCGGATCGAACGCGTCCACGAGTTCGAGCGCGGGCGCTCGCCCGCCGCCCTCACCGGGCGTCAGCGCGCCGCGCTGGAGACGGCGGCGGACGTCGGCTACTACGACGTGCCCCGGACGGCGGGCGTCGCGGACGTGGCCGACCGACTCGACTGTGCGCCCAGTACGGCCGGGGAGTTGCTCCGGAAGGCGGAGGCGACGGTCGTCGACGACTACACGCGGTCGTAG